In Pirellulales bacterium, a genomic segment contains:
- a CDS encoding redoxin domain-containing protein yields MPQLLEPGTVAPDFTLHVTPDQKLSLRELRERPVILAFYPADWSPVCGDQMALYNEVLPEFQRYRAELLGISVDGAWCHAAFAEHRHLHFPLLADFEPKGEVAKKYGAYRDDDGCCERALFVIDGKGKIVWSYLSPVSINPGADGILEALEGLSKS; encoded by the coding sequence ATGCCTCAACTATTGGAACCTGGGACGGTCGCTCCGGACTTTACTCTTCACGTCACGCCGGATCAAAAGCTGTCGCTCCGTGAATTGCGGGAGCGGCCGGTCATTCTCGCCTTTTATCCCGCCGACTGGAGTCCGGTATGCGGCGACCAAATGGCGCTCTACAACGAAGTGCTTCCGGAATTCCAGAGATACAGGGCTGAACTGCTGGGCATCTCGGTGGACGGGGCCTGGTGCCACGCGGCGTTCGCCGAACACCGACACTTGCATTTCCCGCTCCTCGCCGATTTCGAGCCTAAAGGCGAGGTCGCAAAGAAGTATGGCGCGTATCGGGACGACGATGGGTGTTGCGAGCGGGCCCTGTTCGTGATCGACGGCAAGGGAAAGATCGTCTGGAGTTACCTTTCTCCCGTCTCGATTAACCCGGGAGCCGACGGAATTCTTGAGGCGCTGGAAGGTCTATCAAAATCGTGA
- a CDS encoding cyclic nucleotide-binding domain-containing protein: MAHNEDVAFPQLTSTELALVRSMATARNYADGETIFRAGQAEIGLYIVESGQIEIQNPTDGHRVIVAHEPGQFSGDIDLLTGRPVIVTAVARGETRVLCIPGSHLRALLNRVPSFGEKLITAFTRRRELLSQMGTLGLRVVGPGRCRDTNTVREFLYKNFVPFTWFDSETEEGQRALTALGSPRKTPVIECGNGRVLVNPSLQELASEAGVWRHCPSQESDLVIVGAGPAGIAAAVYASSEGLSTLMLDRLGPGGQAGGSSRIENFIGFPAGLSGADLATRGVLQMLKFGARIVAPVSVEKLIPARSVEELHALKLDC, translated from the coding sequence ATGGCTCACAACGAAGACGTCGCGTTTCCCCAGCTTACCAGCACGGAACTGGCGCTGGTCAGGTCCATGGCAACCGCTCGCAATTACGCGGATGGCGAGACCATCTTTCGGGCAGGTCAAGCGGAAATCGGCTTGTACATCGTCGAATCCGGGCAGATCGAAATCCAAAATCCGACGGATGGCCACCGGGTCATCGTGGCTCACGAGCCCGGGCAGTTTTCCGGAGACATCGATCTTCTTACCGGTCGCCCGGTGATTGTGACTGCCGTGGCACGGGGCGAAACGCGTGTTCTGTGCATTCCCGGCAGCCACCTCAGGGCGTTGCTGAATCGTGTGCCGAGTTTTGGCGAGAAGCTGATCACCGCGTTCACGCGTCGGCGCGAGCTTTTGTCGCAGATGGGCACGCTTGGACTGCGAGTTGTCGGTCCGGGACGCTGCCGCGATACGAACACGGTCCGCGAGTTTCTCTATAAGAACTTCGTCCCTTTTACGTGGTTCGACTCGGAAACCGAGGAGGGCCAACGTGCGCTCACAGCGCTTGGCTCTCCACGAAAGACACCGGTCATCGAATGCGGGAACGGGCGAGTTCTCGTGAACCCTTCCTTGCAGGAGCTGGCCAGCGAGGCCGGGGTCTGGAGACATTGCCCTTCGCAGGAGTCCGATCTGGTGATTGTCGGCGCCGGTCCCGCGGGCATAGCCGCCGCCGTGTACGCATCATCGGAAGGTCTTTCCACCTTGATGCTCGACCGGCTCGGGCCTGGCGGTCAGGCCGGGGGCTCGTCGCGCATTGAAAACTTCATCGGCTTTCCGGCCGGACTGAGTGGCGCGGACTTAGCGACCCGAGGTGTTTTGCAAATGCTGAAGTTCGGTGCCCGGATTGTCGCGCCGGTCTCGGTTGAAAAACTGATTCCCGCGCGATCGGTCGAGGAGTTGCATGCGCTCAAGCTGGATTGCTGA
- a CDS encoding XdhC family protein has translation MNEMISLAGRLNAVAEPAVLATLFAANGSTYRPLGSMMLAGPSSEFTAGGVSGGCLEEYIARRGRVLTDREPAVMLSFDADPRTDRADVPSLGCGGSIEVLVERFTPEHLAFLRRFAAAHDADQSSTAACVIDTSASPDISVRRMLWADGDDPTDFDPQMERLRERAVLAERSVQGSIGSHLRALVHFVRPLVRLVILGAGNDARPLCMLGRSLGWHVCVADRRARLASRARFPDADQLVACDWWTALRSITFTPQTAIVVMTHSLVDDAEILPLLAEQPAAYVGVLGPEHRRRWLLESGEGTVLPETFVNRLRGPVGLDLGDRSPSGIAVSIVAEILAELNGHTPAPLFQPGRAESAAGPSRVAVANVY, from the coding sequence GGCCAATGGCTCGACCTATCGGCCGCTGGGATCGATGATGCTTGCCGGTCCCTCGTCGGAATTCACGGCCGGCGGTGTGAGCGGCGGTTGCTTGGAGGAATACATCGCCCGTCGCGGTCGCGTGCTTACCGATCGAGAGCCGGCAGTCATGCTCAGCTTCGACGCTGATCCCCGGACTGATCGTGCCGACGTGCCGTCGCTGGGATGTGGAGGTTCGATCGAGGTGCTGGTCGAGCGCTTTACGCCGGAACACTTGGCGTTTCTCCGCCGGTTCGCCGCCGCCCATGACGCCGACCAGTCCTCGACCGCGGCCTGCGTGATCGACACATCGGCGTCGCCCGATATCTCGGTGCGACGGATGCTATGGGCCGACGGCGACGATCCGACGGATTTCGATCCGCAAATGGAGCGGCTGCGGGAGCGTGCGGTGCTTGCCGAGCGCAGCGTGCAGGGCTCGATTGGGTCGCACCTGAGAGCGCTAGTCCATTTTGTCCGTCCGCTGGTGCGGTTGGTAATTCTGGGCGCGGGCAACGACGCGCGACCGCTCTGCATGCTCGGCCGCTCGCTGGGCTGGCACGTCTGCGTCGCCGACCGTCGCGCACGCCTGGCGTCGCGCGCCCGATTCCCGGATGCCGATCAACTCGTAGCCTGCGACTGGTGGACCGCGCTGCGTTCGATCACGTTCACACCGCAAACAGCCATCGTGGTGATGACGCACAGTCTAGTGGACGACGCTGAAATCTTGCCGCTGTTGGCGGAGCAACCGGCGGCATACGTCGGCGTACTGGGGCCCGAACATCGCCGGCGCTGGCTGCTGGAGAGCGGCGAGGGCACCGTCTTGCCAGAGACGTTTGTCAATCGGCTCCGCGGGCCGGTCGGATTGGACTTGGGGGATCGGAGTCCGAGCGGGATCGCCGTGTCGATCGTTGCAGAAATTCTCGCCGAACTGAACGGCCACACGCCCGCGCCGTTGTTTCAGCCGGGCAGAGCGGAATCGGCGGCCGGGCCGTCGCGAGTTGCGGTGGCTAATGTCTATTGA
- a CDS encoding nucleotidyltransferase family protein: MSIDANSVNPVVGDPASSICPSPVGPPAYRVSENRLLLAVLAAGASRRLGQPKQLVELGGEPLLRRQCRIALEAQVGPVAVILGCQAADCAETIVDLPVVRHVNQRWAEGLGASIRQAAEAAVAADATGLLLLHVDQYRLTAEDLHLLHIAWLGSRGLSACAAAHGNDFGPPVIFPRRCFAELLQLDGDAGARRVLAALPAGALRRLNIPNAVHDLDSPEQMAALTKSLSENRRGLSPFCEVRGAKRGLSPLPRRFSDRL; this comes from the coding sequence ATGTCTATTGATGCCAATTCCGTGAATCCAGTGGTCGGTGACCCGGCATCCTCGATTTGCCCGAGTCCCGTCGGTCCTCCGGCATACCGGGTCTCAGAAAATCGGCTGCTGTTGGCCGTTCTGGCAGCCGGCGCATCGCGACGCCTGGGCCAGCCCAAACAATTAGTGGAGCTGGGGGGCGAGCCGCTGCTGCGGCGTCAATGTCGGATCGCGCTTGAGGCACAGGTTGGCCCCGTGGCGGTGATTTTGGGTTGCCAAGCCGCTGACTGCGCGGAGACCATCGTCGATCTGCCCGTCGTTCGGCACGTCAATCAGCGTTGGGCGGAAGGTTTGGGCGCATCAATCCGCCAGGCGGCAGAGGCTGCCGTTGCCGCGGATGCCACCGGACTCCTATTGCTGCACGTCGATCAATACCGGTTAACGGCCGAGGATTTGCATTTGCTGCACATCGCGTGGTTGGGTTCGCGCGGCTTGAGCGCGTGCGCCGCCGCGCACGGCAACGATTTCGGCCCGCCGGTTATCTTCCCGCGCCGTTGCTTTGCCGAATTGTTACAACTAGATGGCGATGCTGGTGCGCGTCGCGTGCTTGCCGCATTGCCGGCAGGCGCGCTGCGGCGGTTAAATATTCCCAACGCCGTCCACGATCTTGACTCGCCGGAGCAAATGGCGGCGTTGACTAAAAGCCTATCCGAGAACCGCCGGGGACTGTCCCCCTTTTGCGAAGTCCGCGGAGCAAAACGGGGACTGTCCCCTTTGCCCCGGCGGTTCTCGGATAGGCTCTAA
- a CDS encoding NAD(P)/FAD-dependent oxidoreductase: protein MRCRVLLLALGVRWRRLEAAGADRFAGAGIYYACTTVEADLYDGADVAVVGGGNSAGQAVMFLAECCPSRKVHLLVRRTLGPGMSEYLSARIRATANVLVHEQTEIEAIRGNRRIEAIALRNNATQAQREVPCSAVFVFIGAEPAAEWLPAEIARDANGYLLTGTDVVRSGLWPRGDRDPCALETTVPGVLAAGDIRSGSTKRVGFAVGDGSLAVTCAHRLLSISR, encoded by the coding sequence ATTCGCTGCCGGGTGCTGCTTCTCGCCCTGGGAGTTCGTTGGCGACGGTTGGAGGCCGCCGGCGCGGACCGATTTGCCGGCGCCGGCATCTATTACGCCTGCACAACGGTCGAGGCCGACCTCTACGACGGCGCCGACGTGGCCGTGGTCGGCGGCGGCAACTCGGCCGGACAGGCCGTCATGTTTCTAGCCGAGTGCTGTCCGTCGCGCAAGGTGCATTTGCTCGTCCGCCGCACGTTGGGCCCTGGCATGTCGGAATACTTGTCCGCGCGCATTCGAGCCACCGCCAACGTGCTGGTCCATGAACAGACCGAGATTGAAGCCATTCGGGGAAATCGTCGCATCGAGGCAATTGCTTTGAGGAATAACGCCACGCAAGCGCAACGCGAAGTGCCATGTTCGGCCGTGTTCGTCTTCATTGGCGCCGAGCCCGCGGCGGAGTGGCTGCCGGCTGAAATCGCTCGCGATGCCAATGGTTATCTATTGACCGGCACCGACGTCGTTCGTTCCGGATTATGGCCCCGCGGCGATCGCGACCCGTGCGCGCTGGAGACAACCGTGCCAGGCGTGTTGGCCGCCGGAGATATCCGCTCGGGGTCGACCAAACGCGTCGGCTTCGCGGTTGGCGACGGTTCGCTGGCGGTGACGTGCGCACACCGCTTGCTGTCGATCAGCCGCTGA
- a CDS encoding thioredoxin domain-containing protein produces MATLKIPVTSADHIQGDAHAPAILVEYGDYECPHCGHAYPVVKRIQEHFGKRLSFVFRNFPLNEIHPNAEGAAEAAEFAAAHERFWAMHDGLFENQDVLGQPLLLELAGRLGLSAEALDRALDDGKYTLRVKDDFSGGVRSGVNGTPTFFINGHRHDGSFEFADLVEAIGIRLR; encoded by the coding sequence ATGGCGACTTTGAAGATACCCGTCACGTCCGCCGACCATATTCAGGGGGATGCTCACGCGCCTGCTATTCTCGTCGAATACGGCGACTACGAGTGTCCCCATTGCGGACATGCCTACCCCGTTGTCAAGAGAATACAGGAGCATTTTGGAAAGCGATTGAGCTTTGTGTTTCGGAATTTCCCTTTGAATGAGATTCACCCGAACGCGGAAGGCGCGGCGGAAGCGGCGGAATTCGCGGCGGCGCACGAGCGATTCTGGGCGATGCACGATGGCCTCTTCGAGAACCAGGATGTCTTAGGCCAGCCGCTTCTGCTCGAACTGGCCGGCCGGCTGGGATTGTCCGCGGAGGCTCTCGATCGCGCACTGGACGATGGCAAATACACCTTGCGCGTCAAAGACGACTTCAGCGGCGGCGTCCGCAGCGGCGTCAATGGCACACCGACGTTCTTCATCAACGGCCACCGCCACGACGGCTCGTTCGAATTTGCGGACCTTGTCGAAGCGATCGGAATTCGACTGCGGTAA